CTGCGGCGGCCAGCATCACGGCCGTCAGAATCATTTTCTTCATAACAAGATCTTGTTTTAGCTCCGCTAAATTACAAAATTATTGCGAAGTTCGGGATTTGTTTTGTATTTTTACCCATTAAAACGAAATTTCGGACAGTGAGAGCGAAGATTCTGAATGCAAGCGCCGGATCGGGAAAAACCTACCAGCTGGCCTACAAATACGTCCGCGACGTGATCGACCAGCCGGGCCTCTACCGCCACATCCTCGCCGTGACCTTCACGAACAAGGCCACCGAGGAGATGAAATCGCGCATCCTGAAGGAGATCCACCGTCTGGCCTCGGGAGGCGCAAGCCCCTATCTGGAAAACCTCTGCCGCGAGCTGTCGCTCGACGAGCGTTCGGTGCGCAAACGCGCCGCCGAGGTGCGTTCGAAAATCCTGCACGACTACTCGCGCTTCACGGTGCTGACGATCGACACCTTCTTCCAGCGCATCCTGCGGGCCTTCATCAAGGAGCTGGGCATCGACCTCAATTACAATGTCGAGATCGAGACGGCTTCGGTGCTGTCGAAGGGCGCCGACACGCTCATCGAGCAGATCACCGTCGACCGCGACCTGCAACGCTGGCTCACGGAGTTCGTGCAGGAGCGCATCGACGAGGGCCGCAAATGGGACATCCGCGACGGCATCCTTTCGCTCGGCGGCGAGTTGTTCAAGGAGAAGAACAAGGACGCGCTGTCGGTGCCGCGGTCGCGCGAGGAACTGGGCCGGATCGTATCGCGCGCCGCGGCGCAGGCCGAGGCGACCAAAAAGCAATTGCAGCAGACCGCCGCCCGGGCCGTTGCGATCATCTCCCGGGCCGGACTTACGGCCGCCGACTTTTCGGGCAAGAGCCGCAGCTTCGCCAATTATTTCTTCACCGTCGCCGCGGGCGAACTGAAACCCTACGGCGCGACGGTGGCCAAGATGGCCGCCGCGCCCGAGGGCTGGGGCGCCAAGGGATCGCCCGCGCAGGCGCTGGCCCCCGAGCTGCAACCCCTGCTGCGCGAAATGTGCGACATCTACGACGCCAACCGCAAGAGCTGGAACACCTGCGACCTGCTGAAGGAGAACTACCGCAGCTTCGCCCTGCTGTCGGACCTCTACAAGCGGGTGCAGCAGCTGTGCGACGAGCAGAACATGATGCTCCTCTCGGAAACCAAATACGTCCTCTCGGAGTTCATCGGCCACAACGACGCGCCGTTCATCTACGAGAAGGTGGGCAACCGTTTCGAGCGTTTTATGATCGACGAATTCCAGGACACCTCCCTGAAGGAGTGGGAAAACTTCCTGCCCCTGCTGCAAAACGCCATGGCGCAGTCGGAGGAGACCTCGGTGCTGATCGTGGGCGACATCAAGCAGTCGATCTACCGCTGGCGGGGCGGCGACTGGAAAATCCTCCACGGCGAGGCCCAGCAGGCGCTGGGCGCGAGCGACACCCAAGTCGAGGTGCTGCGGGAGAACTGGCGGAGCCTCCCCGCGGTGGTCGCCTTCAACAACCGCATCATCGAACGGATCGTCGCCGCGGACAACCGTGCGCTGAACGAAACCCTCGCAAAGGCCTCCGAGGAGGGTTCCGTCGATCCCGCGGAGGCCGCCGCGCTGCGCGACACCCTCGCCGACGCCTACCGCGGACATGCCCAGCTCCCGCGCCGCATGGCCGAACACCCGGGCTACGTCTCGGTCGAGACCTTCGCCGAGCGGCCGCCCGTCGTGGAGCGCATCTGCGCGCTGATCGACAAGGGATTCCGGCCGTGCG
This Alistipes shahii WAL 8301 DNA region includes the following protein-coding sequences:
- a CDS encoding UvrD-helicase domain-containing protein yields the protein MRAKILNASAGSGKTYQLAYKYVRDVIDQPGLYRHILAVTFTNKATEEMKSRILKEIHRLASGGASPYLENLCRELSLDERSVRKRAAEVRSKILHDYSRFTVLTIDTFFQRILRAFIKELGIDLNYNVEIETASVLSKGADTLIEQITVDRDLQRWLTEFVQERIDEGRKWDIRDGILSLGGELFKEKNKDALSVPRSREELGRIVSRAAAQAEATKKQLQQTAARAVAIISRAGLTAADFSGKSRSFANYFFTVAAGELKPYGATVAKMAAAPEGWGAKGSPAQALAPELQPLLREMCDIYDANRKSWNTCDLLKENYRSFALLSDLYKRVQQLCDEQNMMLLSETKYVLSEFIGHNDAPFIYEKVGNRFERFMIDEFQDTSLKEWENFLPLLQNAMAQSEETSVLIVGDIKQSIYRWRGGDWKILHGEAQQALGASDTQVEVLRENWRSLPAVVAFNNRIIERIVAADNRALNETLAKASEEGSVDPAEAAALRDTLADAYRGHAQLPRRMAEHPGYVSVETFAERPPVVERICALIDKGFRPCDIMILVRGATDGAKVAAELLDFKRRNEDPRYRFDVMTQEALIVGNAPVSSFIAAALRLALNPDDSLSRAVYNHYLGRPFDRPLDDSERDFFRSVRLLSPEEAFERIVMRHALQGDRRQTAYLQAIHEQIISFCATKIADIALFLRWWEETGKNRSLSVEESATTVEITTIHKAKGLEKRAVLIPYCSWSPDPKSSGTVQNIVWAEARGDGAEAIGRFPVRYKKAMAESGFSSEYYRELVYAHVDNVNLLYVALTRAAESLHVFIPQKGGRTVGGLLLQSIATDGDKALLGDFEGRCTIDEAGEHFAFGEFAGPVAGGSKRSEAEHVILEEYPTAQADLRLRLPSQRYFEDGGEVELSPRNLGILMHRAFEQADDEAGIHEAVRGMQADGTLSEADAATLRQMIARALEHPEVREWFGGGWERVRNENEIIIPGRGSTRRPDRVMIDGRRVVVVDYKFGLRDAERHRRQMREYLRLLGEMGYAPAEGYLWYVKLGKIEKVEP